The Borrelia hispanica CRI region GGTCTTGAATATTTTAAAGAAGTTATTAAAAGCACTATTGCTACAGAACTTGTTAATGATAAAAACTTTATTGAACAAGCTTATAGTAAAATACTTACCAAAATTTTAAATGACGATTCTAGTAGTATTTCTAATATTTTTAGTCAAATAAAAAGCAGACTTACAAGTAGTATGTCAAGTTCCAGACTAAATAAATCTGATTATTTTGTTACTACAAATGGCTATGGTACCTTACAAAAATCATCTATCCCTGAATACTTACTTGGTCCACCATCTGATTTCACTTTATCAAAAACCAGAACTACAAGTAGTTCAATTGCAGAATACGACC contains the following coding sequences:
- a CDS encoding DUF685 domain-containing protein: GLEYFKEVIKSTIATELVNDKNFIEQAYSKILTKILNDDSSSISNIFSQIKSRLTSSMSSSRLNKSDYFVTTNGYGTLQKSSIPEYLLGPPSDFTLSKTRTTSSSIAEYDLRKRAYIIDMTSEYSDKDVILRFYSSDDDKPIYLDIVVDATINASGSKYAKRIHTQYASESGKGLVYYLGAKNALVDTFVPLFQGWYIQKRSYSTNYDTIPRLVKI